One segment of Cryptococcus neoformans var. grubii H99 chromosome 2, complete sequence DNA contains the following:
- a CDS encoding serine/threonine-protein phosphatase PP-Z1: MGQGQSSSKKLGRTSSKQLPPQDLADSLARTSIADRDAAAGHPPPPDALSPAKLAAKRRGSTRDAPPASYASSTSDAPPAPAPPSPSPSSIPTTQNILAAPREGLKSSFLGSSPPPPSAMSVSPASTTGGRVRSSSPPPSSSPTRQTGGHLSRDSASSLSPGFTLTQTVSRTESAAGGFQILDVDNMIQRLLEAGYSGKVTKSPPLKNAEITSVCAAAREVFLSQPTLIELSPPVKIVGDVHGQYADLLRMFEMCGFPPAANYLFLGDYVDRGKQSLETILLLLCYKIKYPENFFLLRGNHECANVTRVYGFYDECKRRTNIKIWKTFIDVFNTLPIASIVASKIFCVHGGLSPSLKSMDDIRRIQRPTDVPDYGLLNDLVWSDPSDTALDWEDNERGVSFCYGKSVINAFLATHDMDLICRAHMVVEDGYEFYNDRTLVTVFSAPNYCGEFDNFGAVMSVSEDLLCSFELLKPLDGAALKKEMTKSKRKSLQAHQSPPNNPMAQSF, translated from the exons ATGGGCCAGGGCCAGTCCTCCTCGAAGAAACTGGGCCGCACGTCCTCAAAACAGCTCCCCCCGCAGGACCTCGCCGACTCGCTCGCCCGCACCTCCATCGCCGACAGAGACGCCGCCGCCGGCCACCCCCCGCCCCCCGACGCCCTCTCCCCCGCAAAGCTCGCCGCCAAGCGCAGGGGCAGCACACGCGACGCCCCCCCCGCCAGCTAtgcctcttccaccagcgacgccccccccgcccccgcccccccctccccctccccctccagCATCCCCACCACCCAGAACATCCTCGCAGCGCCCAGGGAAGGCCTCAAGTCCTCCTTCCTCGgctcctccccccccccgcccTCCGCCATGTCCGTCTCCCCCGCGAGCACCACCGGCGGCCGCGTacgctcctcctccccccccccctccaGCTCCCCCACACGCCAGACGGGCGGCCACCTCTCCCGCGACTCGGcgtcctccctctcccccgGCTTCACACTCACCCAGACCGTCTCCCGCACAGAGAGTGCCGCCGGCGGCTTCCAGATCCTCGATGTCGACAACATGATCCAGCGCCTGCTCGAAGCCGGCTACAGCGGCAAGGTCACAAAGAGCCCCCCCCTGAAGAATGCAGAAATCACCAGTGTCTGTGCCGCGGCGCGCGAAGTGTTTCTCAGCCAGCCGACACTGATCGAGCTCAGTCCGCCGGTCAAGATTGTCGGCGATGTGCATGGACAG TATGCCGATTTGCTGAGAATGTTTGAAATGTGTGGTTTCCCGCCAGCGGCAAACTATTTGTTTCTCGGAGACTACGTCGACCGGGGAAAGCAGTCACTAGAGACGATTCTTCTTTTACTTTGCTACAAGATCAAGTATCCTGAAAactttttcctcttgcGAGGCAACCACGAGTGTGCCAACGTCACCAGAG TATACGGTTTCTACGACGAATGCAAGCGCCGGACAAACATCAAGATCTGGAAGACGTTTATCGACGTGTTCAACACCCTCCCCATCGCTTCCATCGTCGCCAGCAAGATCTTTTGTGTTCACGGTGGACTGAGTCCCAGCTTGAAGAGCATGGACGATATCAGGAGGATCCAAAGGCCGACAGACGTTCCCGACTATGGACTCCTCAACGATTTAGTATGGTCCGATCCATCCGATACCGCGCTCGATTGGGAGGATAACGAGCGAGGCGTATCGTTCTGTTATGGCAAGAGTGTTATCAATGCCTTCTTGGCGACACAT GATATGGACCTGATATGTCGAGCGCACATGGTGGTAGAGGATGGCTACGAGTTTTACAATGACCGAACACTTGTCACAGTATTCTCTGCTCCCAA TTATTGCGGCGAGTTTGACAATTTCGGAGCAGTCATGTCTGTTTCAGAAGACTTGTTATGCTCTTTCGAGCTACTTAAACCCTTGGACGGCGCCGCtttgaaaaaggaaatgaCCAAATCTAAACGGAAATC ACTACAAGCACATCAATCACCCCCCAATAACCCTATGGCTCAAAGCTTTTAG
- a CDS encoding IRE protein kinase → MLYFLFLLPLLIAYAAPEPAALIPFPHHTLRALAPSSTATLPVQIDHDLHPLVLVSTIDGALHALERSTGKEKWVLEGDPLVGGKMKGGVEEYIVEPLSGSLYVHEDKDGEMRMRKLPLSVDQLIELSPFTFPESPTQIFTGSKHTSLMSVDLRTGEQVDCFSPTANLSQYDGSSVCDDLDDLERRGSSQRDTLFIGRTDYRLTIHSPSSSQGLSTYTSAAYPAEKKSAPAVQEISYSTYTPNAYNRPLAESWVKAGVAHQSWGPDNEEPRIRIELGFNGKALGVKPGGGLIWNRELEHIGVGVYEILIPRENPLGAPILVPQPPAHLPALFPGQNDPRAFNIHDAPPSTYIATLPECLTLPSSNTTSGNATAGNKDTKPLHFALSSSSYPLINFARPPPPGHLSDGLFYNADDGDSSDLDHSRGRGLLSGLIDPPREHETIDPPFIERQAGPAKNGWWRWVVALGMLLILLGGVMVRFGRGKGSVPGSVESKVDEKMPLLAVPVHEVRLEEKEEEEEEDVLPVVKSAPVVRIQEPSSTPEDSPPRSEGTPETHQTATPPPKKKSTRRRVRGKKKKPDATTTATAAGLTAEERDGENEDEDHEKDKEDFSPRATPKGGNKPLPELPRELSSTDLLDYDQDKERLAISDTIIGFGSHGTVVLKGTWGGRPVAVKRLLSDFTRLASQEVKLLQASDDHPNVIRYYCQEKRDNFLYIALDLCQASLADLIESPEKHRELADQLDRKRALMEVTKGLKHLHGMKIIHRDIKPQNVLVSQTPSGLRILVSDFGLARRLGQDQSSFAPTANNLAGSLGWRAPECIRGVVRLNEGFDASSSVGSSGGIANAEDGVARSRLTKAVDLFALGCLYFWVLLSGEHPFGETYNRESNIVKGEAVNMGMLSLLGEEREEVEDLVKMLLSTEPDARPSTSECLTHPIFWPAAKRLGFLCDASDRFEIMQTEPAEPTLVLLEQGAQSVVGKDWYSRLDKTFTGSLGKYRKYKGGSVRDMLRAMRNKKHHYQDLEPAVQKHLGALPAGFLLYFSSRYPKLLMHVYRTVKESELREESMFEGCFQEAV, encoded by the exons ATGCTCTACTTCttgttcctcctccccctcctcatcGCCTACGCCGCTCCAGAGCCAGCAGCCCTCATCCCTTTCCCACATCACACCCTTCGAGCCCTTgccccctcctccactgCCACACTCCCCGTCCAGATAGACCATGACCTGCACCCGCTTGTCCTCGTGTCCACCATAGACGGTGCTTTGCATGCCCTGGAGAGAAGCACGGGTAAAGAGAAATGGGTACTCGAAGGTGACCCGCTGGTCggtgggaagatgaaaggcGGTGTGGAAGAGTACATTGTGGAACCCCTGAGTGGGAGTCTGTATGTGCACGAGGACAAGGAtggggagatgaggatgagaaagCTGCCTCTTTCTGTAGATCAATT AATTGAGCTATCCCCGTTTACATTCCCCGAATCTCCGACCCAAATCTTTACCGGTAGCAAACACACTTCTCTAATGAGTGTTGATCTGCGAACTGGGGAACAGGTTGATTGCTTTTCTCCTACTGCCAATCTATCGCAATATGACGGCTCAAGCGTGTGCGACGACCTGGACGATCTCGAGCGACGCGGCTCTTCACAGCGAGACACATTGTTCATCGGTCGAACAGATTATCGACTTACGATCCAttcgccatcttcttcccaaggTTTATCTACGTATACATCCGCGGCTTATCCGGCGGAAAAAAAATCGGCTCCCGCCGTCCAAGAGATCTCTTACTCCACCTACACCCCTAATGCTTATAACCGCCCACTTGCAGAATCATGGGTCAAGGCGGGTGTGGCACACCAATCATGGGGTCCCGACAATGAAGAGCCTCGGATACGTATCGAGCTTGGATTCAATGGCAAGGCACTTGGTGTAAAGCCTGGTGGTGGACTCATTTGGAATCGAGAGCTGGAACATATAGGCGTCGGCGTGTACGAGATCCTCATTCCTCGAGAAAATCCCTTGGGCGCACCCATTCTTGTCCCGCAACCTCCTGCCCACCTTCCTGCTCTCTTCCCCGGACAAAATGACCCGAGAGCATTTAATATTCACGACGCACCTCCTTCCACCTATATCGCTACACTCCCCGAATGTCTCACTTTGCCGTCATCCAATACAACTTCCGGCAACGCGACGGCAGGCAACAAAGACACCAAGCCGTTACATTTCGcgctttcatcttcttcatatcCTCTTATCAACTTTGCCCgtccccctcctcctggaCATCTCTCCGATGGATTATTCTACAATGCCGACGATGGCGATTCTTCTGATCTCGACCATAGTCGTGGTAGGGGGCTTTTATCAGGGTTGATTGACCCACCCAGGGAGCACGAGACGATTGATCCGCCATTCATTGAAAGACAGGCTGGACCTGCAAAGAatgggtggtggagatgggtgGTGGCATTGGGAATGTTATTGATCCTGTTGGGTGGTGTGATGGTCCGCTTcggaaggggaaaaggcTCGGTGCCAGGATCAGTGGAAAGCAAGGTAGATGAGAAAATGCCTTTACTCGCTGTACCTGTCCACGAGGTGAGActtgaagaaaaagaagaagaggaagaagaagatgtacTGCCAGTAGTCAAGTCTGCCCCTGTGGTGCGCATCCAAGAACCATCGTCTACGCCTGAAGACTCCCCCCCACGCTCGGAAGGCACACCCGAAACACATCAGACCGCCACGCCTCCaccaaagaaaaagtctACTCGTCGTCGTGTGCGGGgtaaaaagaagaagcctgATGCTACTACTACAGCTACCGCGGCCGGTCTGACGGCCGAAGAGCGCgatggtgagaatgaagatgaggatcatgaaaaggacaaggaagACTTTTCTCCCCGGGCGACGCCCAAGGGAGGTAATAAACCCTTGCCAGAATTGCCGAGAGAACTTTCTTCGACAGATTTGTTGGATTATGATCAGGATAAGGAGCGGCTGGCGATCTCAGATACTATCATTG GTTTTGGATCGCATGGTACTGTAGTGTTAAAGGGAACATGGGGAGGACGCCCAGTTGCAGTAAAACGACTGTTGAGCGACTTTACCAGATTGGCGAGTCAAGAAGTCAAGTTGTTGCAAGCAAGCGACGATCATCCCAATGTCATCCGCTACTACTGCCAAGAAAAGCGCGACAATTTCCTCTACATCGCCCTCGACCTGTGTCAAGCATCCTTGGCAGATTTGATCGAATCACCTGAAAAGCATAGAGAGTTGGCAGATCAGCTGGATAGGAAGCGGGCGTTGATGGAGGTTACAAAGGGTTTGAAACATTTGCATGGGATGAAGATTATTCATCGGGACATTAAACCGCA AAACGTGCTCGTATCCCAAACACCTTCTGGGCTGAGAATCCTCGTTTCCGACTTTGGACTTGCCCGCCGACTAGGCCAAGATCAATCATCCTTTGCGCCGACGGCGAACAACTTGGCCGGTAGCCTAGGCTGGCGAGCACCCGAATGTATCCGAGGTGTGGTCCGTCTCAACGAAGGGTTTGACGCTTCGTCCTCTGTCGGATCTTCTGGCGGTATCGCCAATGCAGAAGATGGCGTTGCGCGAAGTCGATTGACCAAGGCTGTGGATCTGTTTGCGCTTGGATGCTTATACTTTTGGGTCCTGCTTTCCGGGGAACATCCCTTTGGCGAGACGTATAATCGGGAGAGTAATATAGTCAAGGGTGAAGCTGTGAATATGGGTATGTTGAGTTTATTaggggaggaaagagaagaagtggaagatTTGGTGAAGATGTTGTTGAGTACCGAGCCCGACGCAAG ACCATCCACATCAGAATGTCTCAcccatcccatcttctGGCCCGCCGCCAAACGTCTCGGCTTTCTGTGTGACGCTTCCGACCGATTCGAAATCATGCAAACCGAGCCGGCCGAACCTACACTTGTACTTCTCGAACAAGGCGCACAAAGTGTCGTCGGCAAGGATTGGTATTCCCGGTTGGATAAGACGTTTACAGGCAGTTTGGGCAAGTATAGAAAGTATAAAGGCGGGAGTGTGAGGGATATGTTGAGGGCTATGCGGAATAAG AAACATCATTATCAAGATCTGGAACCGGCAGTGCAAAAGCATCTGGGCGCCCTTCCTGCCGGATTCTTACTTTATTTTTCCTCGCGATACCCAAAGCTGTTAATGCACGTGTATCGTACGGTAAAGGAGAGTGAGTTGAGGGAGGAAAGTATGTTTGAAGGGTGTTTCCAAGAGGCGGTGTAA
- a CDS encoding BET3 family protein, whose protein sequence is MAYSAAHSSRFSASAPLPTTPLARRDSARTAAHPSLQQQLFGPSAAGPSAPPSIIDRPLAKTRGAEVAMGAWAFMFAEIVAYSQSRVDSVSDLEARLSSLGYDAGQRLLPLLLLRNTQASGIKEPKREHRLIPILQFIHTQVYRYCFGRAADGLERSVEEENEYMITLNQPPLTQFISVPKDMSQLSCEAYTAGIVEGVLDGLDVPARVTAHTVPTDAFPQRTVILIKLDQKVMDREEALGK, encoded by the exons ATGGCATACTCTGCAGCCCACAGCAGCCGCTTCTCAGCGAGCGCACCGCTGCCCACCACCCCGCTCGCACGCAGAGACTCGGCACGCACCGCGGCACACCCCTCcctccagcagcagctcttTGGCCCGTCCGCCGCCGGCCCCAGTGCACCCCCGAGCATCATAGACAGGCCCCTCGCAAAGACACGGGGCGCAGAGGTCGCCATGGGCGCATGGGCATTCATGTTTGCAGAGATCGTCGCGTACAGCCAGAGCAGGGTCGACAGCGTGTCCGATCTCGAAGCGAG ACTGTCGTCATTAGGCTACGATGCAGGCCAGAGACTCCTCCCGCTGCTACTGTTGCGCAACACCCAGGCATCCGGGATCAAA GAACCCAAAAGAGAACACCGCCTTATTCCTATACTCCAGTTCATCCATACACAGGTGTATCGCTATTGCTTTGGCAGGGCCGCAGACGGTCTCGAACGCAGCgtcgaggaagaaaatgaat ACATGATCACACTGAACCAGCCGCCGTTGACCCAGTTTATATCGGTGCCCAAGGACATGTCGCAGCTCAGCTGCGAAGCGTATACCGCCGGTATAGTGGAGGGCGTACTCGACGGTCTCGATGTG CCTGCCCGCGTCACCGCACATACCGTGCCCACCGATGCGTTCCCCCAGCGGACAGTCATCCTGATCAAGCTGGACCAAAAGGTAATGGACAGGGAAGAGGCGCTGGGCAAGTAG
- a CDS encoding acyl-CoA dehydrogenase has product MSTQSPQKELKELTKEEVAKHNKQGDLWVIIDSIVYDLSKFGAMHPGGVGVLLDPEVAGQDATTVFFGLHRHEVLLKPQYQRLIIGQLSGSAPTIKPPTPGALSKVPYAEPTWLTAEFKSPYYKESHRKLQQVMRKFVEEVIRPDAQLCEENGKRASKAVLEAMAKVNLNAMRLGPGKHLHGRTLFDGVVKGEEFDYFHELVINQELVRCGARGYGDGLNAGMVIGLPPVLNFGKEPLRSKVIQEVFDGEKIISLAISEAFAGSDVAGLRTTATKQDDGSWVINGTKKWISGGMHSDYFTVGAKTEGGLTAFLVPRTEGVETKQIKTSYSTAAGTAYITFDNVKVPAENMLGPEDGGLLVILSNFNHERWVMCCASIRSSRVIVEECLKWSAQRRVFGKPLLAQAVIRAKLASMIAKVEAMQAWLENVTYQMCNMSYKEQSRNLAGQIAFLKMQSTRFAGEIADEAVNIFGGRGLTKTGMGKFVEQFQRTQKFDAILGGAEEVLGDLGVRQAMRKMPKDVRL; this is encoded by the exons ATGAGCACACAATCACCACAGAAGGAGTTGAAAGAGCTgaccaaggaagaagttgcCAAG CACAACAAGCAAGGTGATCTTTGGGTCATTATTGACTCAATCGTATATGATCTCTCCAAATTCGGGGCCATGCACCCCGGTGGTGTAGGTGTTCTCTTGGACCCAGAAGTTG CTGGTCAAGATGCTACCACAGTCTTTTTTGGCCT CCACCGCCACGAAGTCCTGCTCAAGCCACAATACCAACGCCTCATTATTGGCCAACTGTCTGGCTCAGCACCCACTATCAAGCCCCCTACCCCGGGAGCACTCTCCAAAGTTCCCTATGCTGAGCCTACGTGGCTTACCGCGGAATTCAAGTCGCCTTATTACAAAGAAAGTCACAGGAAATTGCAACAGGTGATGCGAAAGTTTGTAGAAGAGGTTATAAGGCCAGACGCCCAGCTCTGtgaggagaatgggaaaAGAGCCAGTAAAGCCGTACTTGAGGCTATGGC GAAGGTGAATTTGAACGCTATGCGTCTTGGACCGGGCAAGCATTTGCACGGACGTACGCTTTTTGATGGCGTGGTCAAAGGAGAGGAATTTGACTACTTCCA CGAGCTGGTCATTAACCAAGAACTGGTCCGCTGTGGTGCAAGAGGCTACGGCGACGGTCTTAATGCCGGTATGGTCATCGGTCTTCCCCCTGTTCTCAACTTTGGAAAAGAACCCCTGAGATCTAAAGTGATTCAAGAAGTTTTTGACGGAGAAAAGATTATTAGTTTGGCCATCTCGGAGGCCTTTGCCGGTTCAGATGTGGCCGGCTTGAGAACGACTGCTACAAAGCAGGACGATGGAAGCTGGGTGATTAATGGAACGAAAAAGTGGATATCGGGTGGTATGCACTCGGATTATTTT ACTGTAGGGGCAAAA ACTGAAGGAGGTTTGACCGCCTTCCTTGTGCCTCGTACCGAAGGAGTCGAGACTAAGCAGATCAAGACATCGTACTCGACAGCTGCTGGAACTGCATACATTACTTTTGATAATGTCAAAGTACCCGCCGAAAACATGCTTGGGCCCGAAGATGGGGGTCTACTTGTCATATTGAGCAATTTCAAC CATGAACG ATGGGTCATGTGCTGTGCCAGTATCAGAAGCTCAAGAGTGATTGTGGAAGAGTGTCTCAA GTGGAGTGCCCAACGTCGAGTGTTCGGTAAACCTCTGTTGGCGCAGGCTGTCATCCGTGCAAA ACTTGCTTCAATGATTGCCAAGGTTGAAGCCATGCAAGCTTGGTTGGAAAATGTCACCTATCAGATGTGTAACATG AGTTACAAAGAACAATCGCGTAACTTGGCCGGTCAAATTGCGTTCCTCAAGATGCAATCCACTCGATTTGCAGGAGAGATTGCAGACGAAGCTGTCAATATCTTTGGCGGACGTGGTCTTACCAAGACCGGCATGGGCAAGTTTGTAGAGCAGTTCCAGAGAACGCAGAAGTTTGATGCGATTCTGGGTGGTGCCGAAGAAGTTTTGGGAGATTTGGGAGTGAGACAGgcaatgaggaagatgccTAAAGACGTCAGATTGTAA
- a CDS encoding high-affinity nickel-transporter: MLSRWTRRVNESRLAQRKLTLLGRAIALVVGELLFNAVCWIAAGICFGKTDGILGLALLAWTIGLRHGLDADHISAIDNATRQLVSQGQLPITCGLFFSLGHSTIVIVVNVAIAVSVDIYDKLDRVGSIGGIVGAAVSASFLFLIACLNIYFLVGAIKQRRSMKRRQALGLPPDEDEGDPSKIYGGGCMVRVVGPILRAVDRPWKMYPVGVLFGFGFDTASSIALLAISAIAQRGPNGDAISHGKIVILPFLFTAGMSLVDSLDSILMLYAYATPDSTSPEGKLALLQYPDPNYKDSYLEETVATTLPAEDGQTERHVIEPIDIPQGETEGLETEDNIKAKTGNEILVEEERVGGPSRVDGSGGVGNERVMKAKANTMSSLSIILTLLSILVALSISLIEIMGLIGDNCTQCQDAANDPDGGGLAGSWWRAWARANDQSGYIGAAIVGCFAAILAGWYGAKWGKKKWKARRDANAAIVLEDNEDDAAETPVA; encoded by the exons ATGTTATCACGATGGACCAGGCGGGTCAATGAATCGCGACTCGCCCAGCGGAAGCTCACTCTGCTCGGACGAGCTATTGCCCTTGTTGTCGGAGAGTTACTCTTTAACGCTGTGTGCTGGATCGCAGCTGGTATATGCTTTGGTAAAACGGATGGCATCTTGGGACTCGCTCTTTTGGCTTGG ACTATTGGGTTACGACACG GCCTTGATGCAGATCACATCAGTGCGATTGATAACGCTACCAGGCAACTTGTCAGCCAGGGCCAGCTGCCCATCACATGCG GTCTGTTTTTTTCACTTGGTCATTCCACCATTGTTATTGTGGTGAACGTCGCGATCGCGGTCAG TGTGGACATCTACGACAAGCTTGACAGAGTCGGATCTATCGGTGGAATTGTCGGAGCCGCTGTCTCGgcatccttcctctttttgaTTGCCTGCCTCAATATCTACTTCCTCGTTGGTGCTATTAAGCAGCGTAGGTCTATGAAACGCCGTCAGGCCCTTGGTCTGCCTCCagatgaggacgaaggTGACCCGTCTAAAATTTACGGGGGAGGTTGCATGGTGAGAGTCGTTGGGCCTATACTCAGGGCTGTCGACCGACCTTGGAAAATGTACCCCGTTGGAGTACTGTTTGGTTTTG GGTTTGACactgcttcttccattgCATTGCTTGCTATCTCCGCCATCGCCCAACGTGGTCCCAACGGTGACGCGATCAGCCACGGAAAGATTGTaatccttcctttcctt TTCACCGCGGGCATGTCCCTCGTCGACTCTCTTGATTCCATCCTCATGCTCTATGCCTACGCCACCCCTGACTCAACTTCCCCCGAAGGAAAGCTCGCTCTCCTCCAGTATCCTGATCCTAATTACAAGGATTCTTACCTCGAAGAAACGGTGGCCACAACTCTTCCTGCGGAAGACGGTCAAACTGAAAGACATGTCATTGAGCCGATTGACATTCCTCAAGGGGAAACTGAGGGACTTGAGACAGAGGATAACATCAAAGCTAAGACCGGCAATGAGATATtagtggaggaagagagagtcGGTGGGCCTTCAAGGGTGGACGGTAGTGGAGGTGTGGGTAATGAGAGAGTAATGAAGGCCAAGGCAAACACCATGTCATCCCTTTCTATCATCCTTACTCTTCTGTCTATCCTCGTCGCACTGAG CATATCTTTGATCGAAATCATGGGGCTCATCGGTGACAACTGTACTCAATGCCAGGATGCTGCTAATGATCCCGATGGAGGCGGTTTGGCGGGTAGCTGGTGGCGAGCTTGGGCTCGT GCCAACGACCAATCTGGATATATTGGTGCTGCTATTGTGGGTTGCTTTGCCGCTATTCTCGCCGGTTGGTATGGCGCCAAGTGgggcaagaagaaatggaaggcCAGAAGAGATGCCAATGCCGCTATAGTGCTTGAAGataatgaggatgatgcgGCAGAAACACCTGTAGCGTAA
- a CDS encoding ATP-dependent RNA helicase DDX35 → MPPLQFWKPGTAAPGSSLDRESEKDGSLLPVNTSQNAHLSLDAQRQRLPIYKHREKLLWCVEKYSVVIVVGQTGSGKSTQLPQYLHEAGWTGQSHVVACTQPRRVAATSVATRVAEEVGSVLGDEVGYTIRFEDLSHPTRTRIKYMTDGMLFRETMMDPLLSKYSVIMIDEAHERGAYTDLLLGLLKKIMRKRPELRVIISSATIDAEDFLEYFNTNADGTDRSKDDAIIVSLEGRMFPVEVCYLKEPCADYTQAAVQTVFDIHLREPLGDILVFLTGREEIDQVIQEVADRLLSLPKAAPKLLALPLYATLPPEEQSLIFDPSPRDTRKVIFSTNIAEASVTIDGIKYVVDSGFVKIKTYNPRTCMDVLTTTPCSLASANQRAGRAGRTSAGKCFRLYPASILPSTNPSSPMPLATPPELVRSDISLYLLQLKALGIDNLAKFDFMSPPPSEMMIRALEFLFCLKAIDDEGRLTSLMGERMAEVPLDPMMAAILLNSHEFRCGQEILTIAAMTSVQNVFITAEGGTKATMAELERRKFTAEEGDHLTLLNAYNAFARYGQNNKQWCGNHRLNYKALSRAMSIRKQLKKYMERFKIPIVSCEGDAVRLRKCLVSGYFKNAAKMMPDGTYRSARENAPLHVHPSSVMFTRQPSTGWVIYHEVVETTKSFMRDLTIIDEDWLVELAPHFYRFKGGGLKQHF, encoded by the exons ATGCCTCCTCTCCAGTTCTGGAAGCCTGGAACAGCTGCTCCAG GTAGCTCCCTTGATAGAGAATCCGAGAAAGACGGTTCATTACTCCCCGTTAACACATCACAAAATGCCCATCTCAGTTTGGATGCCCAGCGACAAAGGTTACCCATCTACAAACATCGAGAGAAGCTGCTATGGTGTGTAGAGAAGTACTCTGTGGTGATCGTTGTTGGCCAAACTGGTAGTGGAAAATCTACAC AATTGCCGCAATATCTTCATGAGGCAGGATGGACAGGACAAAGTCATGTTGTAGCTTGTACTCAGCCTCGTCGGGTGGCTGCTACTAGCGTTGCCACGCGAGTAGCCGAAGAAGTGGGCAGCGTCCTTGGTGATGAG GTTGGATACACAATCAGGTTCGAAGATTTATCACATCCAACACGCACCAGGATAAAGTACATGACGGATGGAATGCTTTTCCGAGAAACCATGATGGATCCATTACTGAGCAAGTACAGCGTCATTATG ATTGATGAGGCGCATGAAAGGGGAGCATATACCGACCTCTTACTAGGTTTGCTCAAGAA GATCATGAGAAAAAGGCCCGAGCTGCGAGTCATCATCTCCTCGGCCACTATCGATGC AGAGGACTTTTTAGAGTATTTCAATACAAACGCAGACGGTACAGATCGGTCAAAAGACGATGCCATCA TCGTCAGCTTGGAAGGTCGGATGTTCCCAGTAGAAGTCTGTTACCTTAAGGAACCATGTGCAGATTATACCCAGGCGGCGGTCCAGACAGTGTTTGACATACATTTGAGA GAACCGCTTGGAGATATCTTGGTCTTTCTTACTgggcgagaagagattgatCAAGTGATACAAGAAGTTGCGGATAGATTATTATC TCTACCCAAAGCCGCGCCTAAACTACTCGCTTTGCCGCTTTATGCCACTCTTCCACCTGAGGAACAATCACTTATTTTTGATCCCTCTCCGCGCGATACCCGAAAAGTTATCTTCTCAACCAACATTGCAGAGGCGAGTGTTACCATTGATGGTATAAAATATGTCGTCGACTCTGGCTTTGTCAAA ATCAAAACATACAATCCTAGAACATGTATGGACGTCCTCACAACCACCCCTTGTTCACTTGCCTCTGCAAACCAGCGTGCCGGTCGTGCCGGTCGTACATCTGCCGGCAAATGCTTTCGCCTTTATCCCGCTTCCATCTTGCCCAGCACcaacccatcatcacccaTGCCATTGGCTACCCCTCCTGAGCTCGTGCGGTCCGATATATCGCTTtatcttctccagcttAAAGCTTTGGGTATCGATAATCTCGCCAAATTCGATTTTATGAGCCCTCCGCCGAgtgagatgatgatcagGGCGTTGGAATTCCTTTTCTGTTTGAAAGCgatagatgatgaaggaagaTTGACAAGTCTAATGGGTGAGAGGATGGCAGAGGTCCCTTTGGATCCTATGATGGCTGCCATT CTGTTAAACTCTCACGAGTTCCGATGTGGACAAGAGATTCTGACTATTGCTGCCATGACTTCAGTGCAG AATGTGTTTATCACAGCCGAAGGAGGAACGAAGGCTACAATGGCTGAACTGGAGAGGCGGAAATTCACAGCGGAGGAAGGG GATCATTTGACGCTATTAAATG CGTACAACGCTTTCGCTCGATACGGCCAAAACAACAAGCAATGGTGTGGTAACCATCGTCTCAATTACAAGGCTCTTTCGCGTGCCATGTCAATTCGAAAACAGCTCAAGAAGTATATGGAGAGGTTCAAGATTCCGATCGTAAGTTGCGAAGGTGATGCAGTCAGGTTGAGGAAATGCTTGGTTTCTGGTTACTTCAAG AATGCGGCCAAGATGATGCCAGACGGGACATACAGATCAGCTCGTGAAAACGCGCCTTTGCATGTCCATCCTTCATCAGTCATGTTCACTCGTCAACCATCCACAGGTTGGGTAATATACCATGAAGTGGTGGAGACAACAAAAAGTTTTATGAGGGATTTGACGATCATCGATGAGGACTGGCTAGTGGAGTTGGC GCCTCACTTCTACAGGTTCAAGGGAGGCGGATTGAAGCAGCATTTCTGA